Below is a genomic region from Alkalibacter saccharofermentans DSM 14828.
CTCTAAAGAGCCTACAAAATCATTCCAAGATTTCATTAGAAGCGAAGTAAGATACACTTCACTTCAAAGATCCTTCCCGGCACTGGCTGAACAGCTGTTTGAAAAAGCCGAGATGGATGCAAAAGAAAAAATGGCAACATATAAAAAGCTTGCTGAGTAAGCATATTGCCGAAGACTTTGTCTTCGGCTTTTTTTATTATTGGGAGAATTCCTAGAATTCAAGCCGAAGGAATCTGACTCTTAGTTATTTGATTAAAATAAGGGTATACATGCATTAAATAAGCCGATACTATTAATGTCGGGATGTACCAAAGGTGAGAATACAAAGAATCGTTAGCGAGTATCTAAATGACATAATAGTAAAAAACGCAGATAAGCCATCAGCAGATAAAGCAGTAGGACCTCAAGTGGTTGCCAAACTGTCCGACGAGATTAAAGCTGGAATAGAAAATCAGGACAAAAATCTGGAAAGTGCAAGGCTTAAAAGCCGAATGACGCCTACTGATGTCATAAAAACAGCGCCTAATAACCCTGAAGATGCTGAAGCTAAAGGAAAACTAGAGTCATTTGAAATAGACCTGGCTGGTTCCAAAGGAAAAAAAGTTCATGAGTTCAAGGCGACATCAGCTAACGGTGAACTAAAGAGATTTCTAGAAAACATTAAAAATATTTCAAATAATAAATCAGGCATTATGCTCTTGAATACGGAGGCTATAGAGCTATTTGATGATCTTAAAGTGAATTTCAAGCTATCTGACGGAGTATTCTTGACATTGCTCGACTATGAATATCTTGAACAAGAAGGAATTGAAGCAGTAAATTATATATTTCGATATCTGAGAATGATACAGATGAGATTAACTTGAAGGATCAAAAATTTATGAGCGTTTCTCTAAAATTTGTGAATGAGACGGACTTGAAAAATTAAGTGATAAAAGAATTTTTGATAAAGAAGTTCGGTGAAATACGAGAAGAGAACGATAAATATGAGGGAAGGTATTTTACATTAAAAGATTTAAAATCAGAGATTGAAGTTTTAACTAGAATCGTAAAACCTGAGTATAGGAATATATTGATAAATGGAACGAAGATTCAGAAAGAAAATACATTTCTTGAGTTTTTTTATTCCCGTAAGAACAAGGGTGAATCGTTCAGACTTGTTCTTGGCAGCAAAGGATATATAAGAGATGAGCAAATTGCATTGGATGTATATATCAAAGATTTGAGAAGTGGCGCAATCGCTGTAGGCTTGAACAATGGCGTTTTGGCTTTTATATCACAGGATTCGATTAAAAGAATAAATTACGCTTATGATCAGCTTGCAGGTATCTATGCAATTCCATATCATATTGCAATTCTCAGAGTTTTAAAAAGTTGAGTTAAGTCAAATAAAGCTGTGCTGATAATGATTAGCTTTATTCTTTTGATAATATACGCTTTTTTGAATGGCTAAAGCCGCAAGAATCATAAAAATGACTCTTGCGGCTTTTTCACACAGGCTTCCAGGAACTTTTTAAGTTAGCTATAAGGTTGAAAACCAAATTTGACTCACAGGTGTGTTTAGGATCAACTGAAAAATATCCATGTCTGACAAATTGGAACCGCTGCATAGGTTTAGATTCAGACAAATAGGTTTCTGCAAATCCCCGCTTAATAACTAGAGAGTTCGGATTTAATTGATGTTTTTGTGCATCTTCTACCATATCATTAGGTTGGTCGTCAATCAGATAATCATAAATTCTAAATTCAGCTTCAGTGTTAATCTTTGCGCTTACCCAGTGAAGGGTGCCCTTAACTTTTCTTCCTGTAAATCCGCTTCCTGATTTTGTTTCAGGATCGTACGTGCAGTGTATTTCTGTTACATACCCACGGTCATCTAATTTATAATCATGGCATTTAACGAAATAAGCTCCCATAAGTCTAACTTCATTTCCTGGATATAATCTGTGGTATTTTTTGGGAGGGTCGATCATGAAGTCATCCCTGTCTATATATATATTTTTTGTAAAAGGCATCTTTCTATGGCCTAATTCGTCATTGTCTTGGTTGTTTTTAATTTCGAGCCATTCTAAATGGTCATCGGGCAAATTTGTTATAACCAGTTTTATTGGATCTAAAACTGCCATGCACCTGGATGTTTTAGGCTTTAAATCATCTCTGACAAAATGTTCAAACATAGCTATATCCACGGTGCTATTTGATTTTGCAACTCCAATTTCATCACAGAAATTTTGAATAGCTTCAGCAGTTATTCCTCTTCTGCGCATTCCGGCTATTGTCATCAGGCGAGGGTCATCCCAGCCGTCAACCTTCTTTTCGTCCACAAGCTTTTTAAGAAATCTTTTACCTACAATCGTCTTCGTAAGATACAATTTTGCAAATTCGATTTGTTTGGGAGGTTCTTTTTTGAAATCGTCGATATTTGATAGGACCCAGTTGTAAAATGGTCTGTGATCTTCAAATTCCAGAGAACATAAAGAATGAGTTACGCCTTCTATGGCATCTTCTATTGGGTGAGCATAATCGTACATTGGATATATGCACCATGCATTTCCTGTGTTGTGGTGATATGCTCTTAATATTCTGTAAATTATGGGATCCCGCATGTTGATGTTGGGGCTGGTCATGTCGATTTTCGCTCTTAAGACTTTTGATCCGTCATCGTATTTTCTGTTTTTCATTCCTTCGAATAATTCTAAGTTTTCTTCAACAGTCCTATCTCTGTATGGGCTGTTTTTCCCTGGTTCAGTCAATGTCCCACGGTAAAGCTTAATCTCTTCCGGTGAAAGATCGTCTACATATGCTAAGCCTTTTTCTATTAATTCGACTGCATATGAATACATTTGATCAAAGTATCCGGATGCAAAAAACAACCTGTCATCCCAGTTCGCGCCAAGCCACTCGATATCCTCTTTTATAGATTGAACATACTCGATGTCTTCTTTCACGGGATTAGTATCATCGAATCGCAGATTAAATTTTCCATTGAATCTTTTAGCCGTATTATAGTTCAATAAGATAGCTTTAGCATGCCCTATGTGAAGGTATCCATTAGGTTCCGGTGGAAACCTAGTGTGAACCCTGTTATCTGTAAATGTGTTGTTCTTGATATCTTCCTCGATGATGCTGTAAATAAAATTTGATGACTTCCTTATTTTGTCTGTATCCACATTATCACTCCTGTACTTTATCTTTGTATCTATATGATTTTATCATAAACCATAGTTCAATAGTATATAAAAAGATCATTAAATTTTGGAATTATCAAAGGTACAGTAAAGATTGGAATGCTAGGATTTTCTTTGTAATCGTTTCTAAAGTTTTAGACAAAATTTAATCAATTTTTTGTGTCAAATATACAATGTGATATTGGTTACATAGTGTATAATAATATTGTATACAATATGTAAGCAACTAATGATTTCTAATAAATAATTTCTGAGGTGAGTTTATAGAATATGGAGTTCAAGGATAAGTTAATGCAGGATGGGGAAGCAGTTTTAGAAAACAGCGCCATAGAGTCGAGAGAAAAAATCTTAATAGAAGAAGAAGTGCTATATATCAACAATGTTATAGTAACAGATAAACTTAAGTACATGGTTATGGCAATGATGACTTTGTTTTTGTTGATTTCATCTTTGGTATTCAATACCCCCTCAGAAATAATGTCAGGAATGAAGCTCATTATAGTATCTCCTAGTACTCTTGTCACCGACTATTTTGAGATAGCAAATATAGGCTCCTCATTATTTAATAGTGCCATAATAACAATGGTGGGAATAATAGTGGCCAGAGTCAATAAAGTAGAAATGAACGGTCCTATGATAGCGGCATTGTTGACATTGGCAGGCTTTTCATTTTTCGGCAAGAACCTTTACAACACATGGGGAATAATGGCTGGTGTGTACACATATTCTGTCTTTAAAAAAGAATCATTCGATAAATACATAGTTCAAGCTCTCTTCAGCACAGCACTAGGTCCTTTGATTAGCTGCATAACATTTGGGATTGAGCTAAATCTTATTCAAGGGATTTTATTGGGCAACCTGGCAGGATTTATGGCTGGTTTTGTTTTGCCTCCACTCGCTTCGCATTTTCTGTTGTTTCATCAAGGATATAGCATTTACAACATAGGATTTACGGCAGGAATTATAGGAATGTTCTTTATGGCGGCCCTTAGAGGTCTTGGATTTCAGACTGAGACGGCAGTTCATGTTTTAAGCGGAATGAATGAACCACTGTCCATGTTTTTGATTATAATGTTCAGCATGATGCTATTTATTGGACTGTTTTTAAATCAGTTTAGCTTTAAGGGGTTATCCGATTTATTTAAATTGTCAGGAAGACTTTCTTCTGATTTTGTATCGCAAGTCGGCTTCGGTATAGTCTTGATCAATATGTCTTTACTTGGATTTCTATCAATGTTTTATGTGATACTCTTAGGAGGAGATTTAAACGGTCCTGTAATAGGTGGAATTTTCACGGTAGTCGGCTTTGGAGCATATGGAAAGCATTTAAGAAATGTAGTTCCGATATTGTTGGGAGTATACATAGCATCCCTGTTCAATGTATATGATACAGCTTCTACAGTGGCCCTGTTGGCTGCGCTTTTCGGCACGACATTAGCTCCCATCGCAGGTCATTACGGTCCGATACATGGAATCATTGCAGGTTTTTTACACATGTCAATGACCATGAACGTATCTTACCTCCATGGGGGAATGAATCTATACAACAACGGATTTTCAGGGGGCTTCGTAGCTGCGGCTCTGGCTCCGCTGTTTGAATCTGTAGGGTTTTTGAAAAATCGTGCGGACAATTACGAAAACCTTTATAAAT
It encodes:
- a CDS encoding DUF1576 domain-containing protein, encoding MEFKDKLMQDGEAVLENSAIESREKILIEEEVLYINNVIVTDKLKYMVMAMMTLFLLISSLVFNTPSEIMSGMKLIIVSPSTLVTDYFEIANIGSSLFNSAIITMVGIIVARVNKVEMNGPMIAALLTLAGFSFFGKNLYNTWGIMAGVYTYSVFKKESFDKYIVQALFSTALGPLISCITFGIELNLIQGILLGNLAGFMAGFVLPPLASHFLLFHQGYSIYNIGFTAGIIGMFFMAALRGLGFQTETAVHVLSGMNEPLSMFLIIMFSMMLFIGLFLNQFSFKGLSDLFKLSGRLSSDFVSQVGFGIVLINMSLLGFLSMFYVILLGGDLNGPVIGGIFTVVGFGAYGKHLRNVVPILLGVYIASLFNVYDTASTVALLAALFGTTLAPIAGHYGPIHGIIAGFLHMSMTMNVSYLHGGMNLYNNGFSGGFVAAALAPLFESVGFLKNRADNYENLYK
- a CDS encoding glutamine--tRNA ligase/YqeY domain fusion protein, with the translated sequence MDTDKIRKSSNFIYSIIEEDIKNNTFTDNRVHTRFPPEPNGYLHIGHAKAILLNYNTAKRFNGKFNLRFDDTNPVKEDIEYVQSIKEDIEWLGANWDDRLFFASGYFDQMYSYAVELIEKGLAYVDDLSPEEIKLYRGTLTEPGKNSPYRDRTVEENLELFEGMKNRKYDDGSKVLRAKIDMTSPNINMRDPIIYRILRAYHHNTGNAWCIYPMYDYAHPIEDAIEGVTHSLCSLEFEDHRPFYNWVLSNIDDFKKEPPKQIEFAKLYLTKTIVGKRFLKKLVDEKKVDGWDDPRLMTIAGMRRRGITAEAIQNFCDEIGVAKSNSTVDIAMFEHFVRDDLKPKTSRCMAVLDPIKLVITNLPDDHLEWLEIKNNQDNDELGHRKMPFTKNIYIDRDDFMIDPPKKYHRLYPGNEVRLMGAYFVKCHDYKLDDRGYVTEIHCTYDPETKSGSGFTGRKVKGTLHWVSAKINTEAEFRIYDYLIDDQPNDMVEDAQKHQLNPNSLVIKRGFAETYLSESKPMQRFQFVRHGYFSVDPKHTCESNLVFNLIANLKSSWKPV